A single window of Granulicella mallensis MP5ACTX8 DNA harbors:
- a CDS encoding ROK family protein, with protein sequence MQTRLHEAISGMTQRQTHSPIAVHKNSVATEDTGYVAGIDLGATNLRLALADMSGAVLARWDSSTAGVRGAEAVISLIKEGVESLLQKVSAPREALKAVAAGAPGITDVDAGIVIATSYLMGWRDVPLRALLEDAFNTPATVDNDVNLAAIGESWTGAAKGVRDFVFVAIGTGVGASLILNGSPYRGSAWAAGEIGYMLVPGTSGIPGDRGEPGALESMIGGEGIKAEWQNLWSAESTALPKGLTATQIFDHALAGDALAQTLLQQTARILAYAIYNMTLVLNCPLFVLGGGVGMHPALCSETQKMLEKLNMRTQPELAHSALGTDAQLMGALRLALDTAGSLRR encoded by the coding sequence ATGCAAACCCGCTTACACGAGGCAATTTCAGGAATGACACAACGGCAGACTCACAGCCCCATCGCTGTCCATAAGAACTCTGTGGCAACAGAGGACACTGGCTATGTTGCCGGCATAGATCTTGGAGCGACGAATTTACGCTTGGCGCTTGCTGATATGTCCGGCGCCGTCCTGGCGAGGTGGGATTCCTCTACCGCAGGCGTTCGTGGTGCAGAGGCGGTGATCTCGCTCATCAAAGAAGGCGTGGAGAGTCTCCTGCAGAAGGTTTCCGCGCCGCGCGAGGCTTTGAAGGCCGTTGCAGCCGGCGCTCCTGGTATTACCGACGTCGATGCGGGAATCGTGATCGCAACGTCGTATCTCATGGGCTGGCGAGACGTTCCTCTGCGCGCTCTGCTTGAGGACGCCTTCAACACGCCGGCCACAGTGGATAACGATGTGAACCTTGCGGCCATCGGTGAAAGCTGGACGGGTGCGGCAAAGGGCGTACGCGATTTCGTGTTCGTTGCGATTGGCACCGGTGTCGGCGCAAGCCTCATTTTGAACGGCAGTCCCTATCGCGGAAGCGCCTGGGCTGCGGGCGAAATCGGCTACATGCTTGTGCCTGGCACCTCGGGCATCCCGGGGGATCGTGGTGAACCCGGAGCTCTCGAGAGCATGATCGGCGGCGAAGGCATCAAGGCAGAATGGCAGAATCTTTGGAGTGCGGAGAGCACGGCACTACCGAAGGGGCTGACTGCGACCCAGATCTTCGATCATGCGCTTGCCGGAGATGCGCTGGCGCAGACCCTTCTGCAGCAAACGGCTCGCATCCTGGCCTATGCCATCTACAACATGACCCTGGTGTTGAACTGCCCGCTCTTCGTGTTGGGGGGAGGCGTCGGTATGCACCCAGCACTCTGCAGCGAGACGCAAAAGATGCTGGAGAAACTAAACATGAGGACCCAGCCAGAACTGGCGCACAGTGCTTTGGGAACGGACGCGCAGTTGATGGGAGCACTTCGTTTGGCGCTCGATACGGCAGGCTCTCTTCGCAGATAA
- a CDS encoding SIS domain-containing protein gives MGEVNQQAPRWISGIEPSKELLAANGTQILEIECREQPDRLRDLIRAYRSDPALRAELKKFRDLAAKKGPILFIGMGASFCSSISGSVLLQTHGRSSYSVDAGEWLHYARPTWDDAALSVLLTTSGESAELVELFKLGGDRELGLICNNPASTCWRLAENKLPILAGPEYGNATKTYTNATAVSIILASEMLGRPWEEEAELVAEIFAANLDPVFALRGELEAFCRGAANTEIIGRGAAYGGAIMSALCIREMSGHRAAAHTGAGFRHGPNLDVDASHVAIIFALGRVAALGIKLAEECNRRGGKVVLVSTENHEATDKLFPVRIDAVPEPWEGITSLLVPQALTLGMVERTGCRLPPRFQYGVMEQ, from the coding sequence ATGGGAGAAGTGAATCAACAAGCGCCACGCTGGATCTCCGGGATCGAGCCCTCGAAGGAACTGCTCGCGGCCAATGGGACGCAGATCCTCGAGATCGAGTGCCGGGAGCAGCCGGATAGGCTTCGCGACCTGATTCGGGCATATCGCAGTGATCCGGCCCTTCGCGCCGAGTTGAAGAAGTTCCGCGATCTTGCAGCAAAGAAAGGGCCAATCCTCTTCATCGGGATGGGCGCCTCCTTCTGCTCTTCCATCAGCGGCTCGGTACTCCTTCAGACGCACGGACGGTCCTCGTATTCCGTCGACGCGGGCGAGTGGCTGCACTATGCGCGGCCGACCTGGGACGATGCGGCATTGTCCGTGCTGCTTACTACCTCCGGTGAGAGCGCTGAGCTGGTAGAGCTCTTCAAACTGGGCGGCGACAGGGAACTGGGACTCATCTGCAACAACCCCGCGAGCACCTGCTGGAGGCTGGCGGAAAACAAGCTTCCGATCCTGGCCGGTCCAGAGTACGGCAATGCCACCAAGACCTATACCAACGCCACAGCTGTTTCCATCATCCTCGCGTCCGAGATGCTGGGCCGTCCCTGGGAGGAAGAGGCCGAGCTCGTGGCAGAGATCTTTGCTGCAAACCTGGACCCCGTCTTCGCGCTGCGCGGTGAACTCGAAGCGTTCTGCCGGGGGGCAGCCAACACGGAGATTATTGGTCGCGGAGCGGCTTACGGTGGCGCTATTATGAGCGCGCTCTGCATTCGCGAGATGAGCGGACACAGGGCGGCGGCGCATACCGGTGCAGGATTTCGGCACGGTCCCAATCTGGATGTGGATGCCTCCCACGTGGCAATCATCTTCGCTCTTGGGCGAGTTGCGGCGCTCGGGATCAAACTCGCAGAGGAGTGCAATCGTCGCGGCGGTAAGGTCGTCCTGGTGAGTACGGAGAACCACGAGGCGACGGACAAGTTATTTCCGGTCCGGATCGATGCGGTTCCGGAGCCCTGGGAGGGGATCACCTCGCTGCTGGTACCGCAGGCGTTGACCCTCGGCATGGTGGAGAGAACAGGATGCCGGCTCCCGCCACGGTTTCAATACGGCGTGATGGAACAGTAG
- a CDS encoding GntT/GntP/DsdX family permease yields the protein MIDHHTIFLLVSALISVIGLILLIAVFKLNPFITLFLTALSLAVVTGMPATNIVHSFETGVGGALGHIAIVVALGTMLGKMMAESGGADQIAYTLIRLFGEKNIPWAMALIGLVVGLPAFFEVGFVLLIPIAFTVARRTKTSLILVGLPMLAGLSVVHGLVPPHPAALMAVTIFKADVGRTIFYALLIGIPTIVIAGPLYAKLIAPHIKLAADNPMAAQFADHGAERKLPSFGLTLFTILLPVFLMLMGSWANGFSAPGSRLNEALRLVGNDDMALLIGALFSFFALGTLRGFSRETILRFSNECIAPTATITLLVGAGAGFGRILQDSGVSNAIILVAMRSHVPLLLLAWLLAALMRLATGSSTVAMTTAAGIVAPIALHGAGVRPELLAIATGAGSLIFSHVNDGGFWLVKEYFNMSVADTIKTWSVCETIISVVALLLTMALALVV from the coding sequence ATGATCGATCACCACACTATCTTTCTGCTCGTCTCGGCGCTGATCTCCGTCATCGGCCTGATCCTGCTGATTGCCGTCTTCAAGCTGAACCCGTTCATCACCCTGTTTCTCACGGCCCTGTCGCTTGCCGTGGTTACAGGCATGCCGGCTACCAACATCGTTCATTCCTTTGAAACGGGTGTCGGCGGTGCCCTGGGGCACATCGCGATCGTAGTGGCCCTTGGTACCATGCTCGGCAAAATGATGGCGGAGTCGGGCGGCGCGGATCAGATCGCGTACACCCTCATTCGTCTCTTCGGCGAAAAGAACATTCCCTGGGCCATGGCGCTGATAGGCCTTGTAGTCGGCCTGCCGGCCTTCTTTGAAGTAGGCTTCGTCCTCCTGATCCCGATTGCATTTACGGTTGCCCGGCGCACCAAGACTTCGCTCATCCTCGTCGGCCTGCCCATGCTGGCCGGGCTCTCCGTCGTCCACGGCCTGGTCCCTCCGCATCCAGCGGCCCTGATGGCAGTCACGATCTTCAAAGCGGACGTAGGTCGCACAATCTTCTATGCGTTGCTCATCGGAATTCCAACCATCGTCATAGCCGGTCCTCTTTACGCGAAGCTGATAGCGCCCCACATCAAGCTTGCAGCTGACAATCCCATGGCCGCGCAATTCGCCGACCATGGTGCAGAGCGCAAACTGCCGAGCTTCGGACTCACTTTATTCACCATCCTGCTGCCGGTGTTCCTCATGCTGATGGGTAGCTGGGCCAATGGGTTCTCTGCTCCCGGGAGCAGGTTGAATGAAGCCTTGCGCCTCGTCGGCAACGACGATATGGCGCTGCTGATCGGGGCGCTTTTCAGCTTCTTCGCGCTGGGCACCCTGCGGGGCTTCTCGCGCGAGACCATCCTCCGCTTCAGTAACGAGTGCATCGCGCCGACCGCCACCATCACGCTGCTGGTCGGCGCAGGTGCGGGCTTCGGACGAATCTTGCAGGATAGCGGCGTCTCCAACGCGATCATCCTGGTAGCGATGCGCAGCCACGTGCCACTGTTGTTGCTGGCCTGGCTGCTCGCCGCGCTGATGCGTTTGGCGACAGGTTCGTCGACCGTGGCCATGACCACGGCGGCCGGTATCGTAGCCCCCATTGCCTTGCATGGCGCCGGCGTCCGCCCCGAGTTGCTGGCCATCGCCACCGGAGCAGGCTCGCTCATCTTCTCGCACGTGAACGATGGCGGCTTCTGGCTGGTTAAGGAATACTTCAACATGTCCGTAGCGGACACCATCAAGACCTGGTCGGTCTGCGAGACGATCATCTCCGTCGTCGCACTGCTGCTTACGATGGCCTTGGCCCTTGTCGTCTAA
- a CDS encoding fumarylacetoacetate hydrolase family protein — MRFAVFSSEGREGLAVAAPGGEFHGLFSGDAGYPGSLDSLVRKGRSALDAAAVVLQKGFAVDLNEVTLHPPLSAPGKIICVGLNYVDHSIESGFVVPDYPTIFTRFTSSLLGAGAPIIRPTVSIQLDYEGEMVAVIGVAGRHIAEQDALDHVIGYSIFNDASVRDYQKKSPQWTIGKNFDNTGAFGPYLVTADEVSPGGKGLHIQTRLNGTVVQDASTDDMVFSVARLISILSEAITLSPGDIFVTGTPAGVGMARKPPLFMKHGDNCEVEIEGIGILRNTVQDE; from the coding sequence ATGCGATTTGCTGTATTCAGTAGTGAAGGACGCGAAGGGCTTGCGGTAGCAGCTCCGGGTGGGGAGTTCCATGGTCTGTTCAGCGGAGATGCAGGGTATCCCGGATCGCTGGATAGTCTCGTACGGAAGGGCCGCAGTGCGCTCGATGCGGCAGCGGTGGTGTTGCAGAAGGGATTTGCCGTCGACCTTAACGAGGTCACGCTGCACCCGCCGCTATCGGCTCCCGGAAAGATCATCTGTGTGGGGCTCAACTACGTCGATCATTCGATTGAGAGCGGCTTTGTCGTGCCGGACTATCCCACGATCTTCACGCGTTTTACCTCCAGTTTGCTTGGTGCCGGTGCGCCCATTATTCGTCCCACGGTTTCGATCCAGTTGGATTACGAAGGCGAGATGGTCGCCGTTATCGGCGTTGCCGGACGACACATTGCGGAGCAGGACGCGCTTGACCATGTCATTGGCTATTCGATCTTCAACGACGCCTCTGTTCGTGATTATCAGAAGAAGTCTCCGCAATGGACTATCGGAAAGAACTTCGACAATACCGGGGCGTTTGGTCCGTACCTGGTAACTGCCGATGAGGTCTCGCCCGGCGGGAAAGGATTGCACATCCAGACCCGGCTGAACGGCACCGTGGTTCAGGATGCTTCGACGGATGACATGGTATTCAGCGTGGCGCGGCTGATCTCGATCTTGAGTGAAGCAATCACGCTTTCGCCTGGAGATATCTTCGTGACCGGTACACCGGCAGGTGTTGGCATGGCACGAAAGCCGCCGCTGTTTATGAAGCACGGCGATAACTGCGAAGTCGAAATAGAAGGAATCGGTATCTTGCGCAATACAGTGCAGGACGAATAA
- a CDS encoding metal-dependent hydrolase family protein, producing MMNRVLFRGASVWDGSGAPAFLADVLVEGSRIKTIARAPDRLATEGATVIEARGRTLMPGLVEGHAHISFGGAVNDSDLGNIPPEEHMLLTARNAKTLLDHGFTSAYSAATSKLRLDIAIRNAVNAGEFPGPRIRAGSPEITVTGGLGDERKAHMYYESFGMIADGVEEIKKVVRLCCREGVDNIKVNISGDDLSPAAHGGLTVMREDEIQMAVSVARDFNKKVNCHARSAESVKRAVRCGVDVIYHCESADEEAIDMLESAKDRIFVGPAIGIIYSTLYEGEKFGFYRDSEVGRQMQRVIDTTAEVYTELRKRGVRILIGGDYGFAQSPQGDNARDLKHFVDLLGFSPNEALQCGTRIGGQVMGLGKELGEVKEGYIADLLLLDGDPLKDIDLVVHTKNLHVIMKEGELYKDVSATAMLEHTVVG from the coding sequence ATGATGAATCGAGTTCTTTTTCGCGGTGCCAGTGTATGGGACGGTAGCGGTGCTCCGGCCTTTCTGGCGGACGTGCTTGTCGAAGGCTCCAGAATCAAGACAATCGCTCGCGCGCCGGACCGGCTCGCCACTGAGGGCGCTACGGTGATCGAAGCCCGTGGCAGAACGCTGATGCCAGGCCTTGTCGAAGGGCATGCTCACATCTCGTTCGGCGGCGCTGTGAACGATTCCGATCTGGGGAACATTCCTCCCGAAGAGCACATGCTGCTGACGGCGCGGAATGCGAAGACCTTGCTGGACCACGGCTTTACCAGCGCCTATAGCGCGGCTACCTCAAAGCTGAGGCTCGATATCGCCATCCGCAATGCAGTGAATGCGGGAGAGTTTCCTGGGCCTCGCATCCGCGCGGGCAGCCCGGAGATCACGGTCACCGGCGGCCTGGGCGACGAGCGCAAGGCGCATATGTATTACGAGAGCTTTGGCATGATTGCCGATGGTGTCGAGGAGATCAAGAAGGTAGTCCGGCTGTGTTGTCGTGAAGGCGTAGACAACATCAAGGTGAACATCTCGGGAGACGATCTCAGTCCGGCGGCTCATGGTGGCCTGACCGTGATGCGCGAGGACGAGATCCAGATGGCTGTCAGTGTTGCGCGAGACTTCAACAAGAAAGTGAATTGCCATGCGCGCTCGGCGGAGTCCGTAAAGCGAGCCGTTCGTTGCGGTGTGGATGTGATCTATCACTGCGAGTCTGCCGATGAGGAAGCGATCGACATGCTGGAGTCTGCGAAGGATCGGATCTTTGTAGGACCGGCCATCGGTATTATCTACAGCACACTCTACGAGGGAGAAAAGTTTGGGTTCTATCGTGATTCCGAAGTGGGGCGGCAGATGCAGCGTGTGATCGACACGACGGCGGAGGTCTATACGGAGCTGCGTAAGAGGGGCGTGCGCATTCTTATTGGTGGCGACTATGGATTTGCCCAGTCGCCACAGGGCGATAATGCGCGCGACCTCAAGCATTTCGTCGATCTGCTCGGCTTCTCTCCGAACGAGGCGCTGCAGTGCGGTACGCGCATCGGTGGACAGGTGATGGGCCTGGGGAAGGAACTGGGCGAGGTGAAGGAAGGCTATATCGCCGATCTGCTGCTGCTCGATGGCGATCCGCTCAAGGATATCGACCTGGTAGTGCATACGAAGAATCTGCACGTGATTATGAAGGAAGGCGAGCTCTATAAGGATGTTTCCGCTACGGCTATGCTTGAGCATACGGTGGTGGGATAG
- a CDS encoding RidA family protein produces the protein MSIKRYGVEGGKGTGGQHLPFARAVEANGWLYVSGQVPMVNGEVISGNIVVQSQQAIHNLLAILDEAGYGPEDVVRCGVWLEDPRDFSSFNKVFKEFFGENPPARACVVSSMVVDCKVEIDCVAYKAPAA, from the coding sequence ATGAGCATCAAGCGATATGGAGTAGAAGGCGGCAAAGGCACAGGCGGTCAGCACCTTCCTTTTGCGCGCGCGGTAGAAGCCAACGGCTGGCTGTATGTATCCGGCCAGGTTCCCATGGTCAACGGCGAAGTCATCTCGGGCAACATCGTCGTCCAATCCCAGCAGGCCATTCACAACCTCCTGGCGATTTTGGACGAAGCAGGCTATGGCCCGGAAGACGTCGTGCGTTGCGGCGTATGGCTCGAAGATCCACGCGACTTTTCCTCGTTCAACAAGGTCTTCAAAGAGTTCTTCGGCGAAAATCCGCCTGCACGCGCCTGCGTCGTATCGAGCATGGTCGTCGACTGCAAGGTAGAAATCGACTGCGTGGCCTACAAGGCGCCGGCCGCATGA
- a CDS encoding sugar porter family MFS transporter, producing MPNTETVLQTYVRRNFIWKVSFIAGLGGILYGFDMGIIAAALIFVRESFSLSTRMEEVVVSIVLVGAMLGAIAGGSIADRIGRRATLLWGGGIFLIASLLAPASPNAATLIVARALLGIAIGFTSVTAPVYISELAPPQSRGRLIGLYQFALTVGIALADLVGYWFAGQHAWRLMFGLGAAPAALFVVLLLTLPESPRWLFAQNRVAEAQSVLSSYTDEAGARLLIEDIHSALDLKVEKRWSALWSPAVRLSLLIAVGFTVLQQVTGINTIIYYGPRIFSLAGITSNRSAIFATLLVAVTNVLATIIALVLVDRVGRKPLLYAGISGMTASLFLLAYSFHNPAAFGAAPGIIATICLMVYITCFAFSMGPIAWILVSEVFPLQLRGRGVAAASLGSGAANFLVSITFLSLIKVAGNSVTFIIYGAFCIVTLLFVRFIVPETKGRELESISAGHGASVS from the coding sequence TTGCCCAATACGGAAACCGTTCTACAAACCTACGTCCGCCGAAACTTTATCTGGAAGGTGTCCTTCATCGCGGGCCTGGGGGGCATTCTCTACGGCTTCGACATGGGTATTATCGCGGCCGCCTTGATCTTTGTACGCGAATCCTTTTCGCTTTCCACGCGCATGGAAGAGGTGGTGGTGAGCATTGTGCTGGTCGGCGCGATGTTGGGCGCGATTGCGGGAGGCAGCATCGCGGACCGAATCGGCAGGCGTGCCACGCTGCTCTGGGGCGGAGGCATCTTCCTCATCGCCTCACTCCTTGCCCCCGCATCGCCGAATGCGGCCACGCTGATCGTGGCCCGTGCGCTGCTTGGAATCGCGATAGGCTTTACGTCCGTCACGGCGCCTGTCTATATCTCCGAGCTGGCGCCTCCGCAGTCGCGCGGAAGACTCATCGGGCTGTACCAGTTCGCGCTCACGGTGGGGATCGCGCTGGCGGACTTGGTGGGGTATTGGTTTGCCGGACAACATGCGTGGCGGCTGATGTTTGGACTGGGAGCCGCGCCAGCAGCCCTGTTTGTCGTTCTGCTCCTCACGCTTCCGGAAAGTCCACGCTGGCTTTTTGCGCAGAATCGGGTTGCCGAGGCGCAGTCTGTGTTGAGCTCCTATACCGATGAAGCTGGCGCCAGATTGTTGATCGAAGATATTCATTCTGCCCTGGATCTCAAGGTGGAAAAGCGCTGGAGCGCGCTCTGGAGTCCTGCCGTTCGGCTCTCCCTCCTGATTGCGGTGGGTTTCACCGTTCTGCAGCAGGTTACCGGCATCAACACGATCATCTATTACGGTCCGCGAATCTTTTCTCTAGCGGGCATCACCTCGAACAGGAGTGCCATCTTCGCGACACTGCTGGTTGCTGTGACAAATGTGCTGGCCACGATCATTGCACTGGTGCTGGTGGACCGGGTGGGCCGCAAACCACTGCTCTATGCGGGCATCAGTGGGATGACGGCCTCGCTATTTCTGTTGGCTTATTCGTTTCACAATCCTGCGGCGTTCGGAGCTGCACCCGGCATCATTGCGACGATCTGCCTGATGGTCTACATCACCTGTTTTGCCTTCAGCATGGGGCCTATCGCCTGGATTCTGGTCTCGGAGGTCTTCCCCCTGCAGTTGCGCGGCCGTGGTGTTGCTGCAGCCTCGTTGGGCTCCGGAGCCGCTAATTTCTTAGTCTCGATCACCTTTCTGTCGCTCATCAAGGTCGCGGGCAATTCAGTCACCTTCATCATTTACGGAGCATTTTGTATCGTTACGCTGCTTTTTGTGCGCTTCATCGTCCCGGAGACAAAAGGACGTGAACTAGAGAGCATCAGTGCCGGACACGGTGCAAGTGTGTCCTAA
- a CDS encoding APC family permease, whose product MATTLAGIAPAMSFFFGFAVIVQGAGLAAPLTILTAMVAILFLTNTIAEFSRFTPSAGSFVTFTGKAFGPSVGAAVSVFVIFGYIVAASTIVAIAGVWISETLRIFLGLSVNWALLMVLLAAGTGWLVMRGVGLSTRWSGVFFYFEAGLLVLGSILMLTAHPHFLTLAPFKFSSLTGGLTGLGVGFPLAIYLFIGWENSATLAEETENPRQNIPRALITGTLTIGIFYIFLAYATAAGFKMDAHALGASRLPFIDGLKASAPALLAVAYLAGVTSILGSLIGLVNSQARILFNSGREGLLPEFLGKIHPRHQTPHSAMWVFLFIAVALILGFCLLGGIAPMDYFGFAGTLGTVPIILTYMLTNLALPVYVVRYQRHELNIVRHVVMPIAGTLVMFFPLWGFVQPGQSWPFNVLPWVVLVVLVLSVLYGTVIARLSPGLARRIGAYVADQ is encoded by the coding sequence GTGGCGACTACTCTCGCCGGTATTGCCCCGGCGATGAGTTTCTTCTTCGGCTTTGCGGTGATTGTGCAAGGGGCCGGACTTGCGGCGCCCCTGACCATCCTCACCGCGATGGTCGCGATTCTGTTTCTGACGAATACCATCGCGGAGTTTTCCCGCTTCACGCCATCTGCGGGGTCTTTCGTCACCTTTACCGGCAAGGCCTTCGGGCCTTCTGTGGGTGCTGCCGTCTCGGTGTTCGTCATCTTCGGCTATATCGTAGCTGCGTCGACGATTGTCGCCATTGCGGGCGTCTGGATCTCCGAGACACTGAGAATCTTTCTTGGCCTATCGGTGAATTGGGCTCTGCTCATGGTGCTGCTGGCGGCTGGAACCGGCTGGCTGGTGATGCGAGGCGTGGGTCTCTCGACGCGCTGGTCCGGCGTATTCTTTTACTTCGAAGCTGGGTTGCTGGTTCTGGGAAGCATCCTGATGCTGACCGCTCATCCTCACTTCCTGACTCTTGCGCCCTTCAAGTTTTCGAGTCTGACCGGAGGTCTTACAGGCCTGGGTGTAGGATTTCCGCTGGCTATTTATCTCTTCATCGGTTGGGAGAACTCTGCCACACTCGCGGAAGAGACGGAGAATCCACGGCAAAATATTCCACGTGCCCTGATTACCGGAACGCTGACGATCGGCATCTTTTATATCTTTCTCGCCTATGCAACGGCGGCCGGTTTCAAGATGGATGCGCATGCGCTTGGAGCATCGCGACTCCCTTTTATCGATGGATTAAAAGCCTCCGCGCCTGCCTTGCTGGCAGTAGCGTATCTGGCTGGGGTTACCAGCATTCTGGGCTCTCTGATCGGTCTTGTGAACTCTCAGGCGCGCATTCTTTTCAACTCCGGACGTGAAGGTTTGCTGCCGGAGTTTCTTGGCAAGATTCATCCGCGGCATCAGACGCCACACAGCGCGATGTGGGTGTTTCTCTTCATTGCTGTTGCACTGATCCTCGGGTTCTGCTTGCTCGGCGGAATCGCGCCCATGGACTATTTCGGCTTTGCCGGAACGCTCGGTACTGTCCCGATCATTCTCACTTACATGCTCACCAATCTCGCCCTGCCGGTTTACGTCGTCCGGTATCAACGACACGAACTCAACATCGTTCGCCATGTCGTGATGCCGATCGCCGGCACTCTGGTTATGTTTTTCCCTTTGTGGGGTTTCGTCCAGCCGGGCCAATCCTGGCCCTTCAATGTATTGCCCTGGGTCGTATTAGTGGTTCTCGTTCTATCCGTCCTCTATGGCACTGTGATCGCGCGATTGTCTCCCGGCCTCGCGCGGCGTATCGGTGCCTACGTAGCAGATCAGTAA
- a CDS encoding ROK family transcriptional regulator — protein MKKKSIPIGRPSVLRHANAHSILKLLRECGSCSRADLVRASNLSAPTITNVVKDLLAEGLVEPLGEGESSGGRPPDMIRFKAERGCLLAVEISAESISLLLTDLNGNELDTSKFSLLKQKTTPEAVCGYIGDELKALLKKQKKTREQLLALVVGVPAITNVEEGSVLSISTLEGWRSVPLRVMLTKIANCLVIVENDMNLAALGEHYCGTAQAEKNFVFINIGTNVGAGIFLGGRIHHGSQWSAGEIAYLRLPSISRRQPTIHEFGELEMVLTSSGILKSWQEETGKAARTGREIDAVGILNLAQAGDPRAEKIVLHRAEIVADIIVDLSLILNPGLILLGGEVGSHPALIDLVRKQLEGDEFAVTKVGSSAPGNRAVLWGAISLALDAIPGVLLPQPAL, from the coding sequence GTGAAGAAAAAGTCTATTCCAATCGGCCGACCCTCCGTCCTGCGTCACGCGAATGCGCACAGCATCCTGAAGCTTCTGCGCGAATGCGGCTCATGTTCCCGGGCGGATCTGGTTCGCGCTTCCAACCTGAGCGCTCCGACGATCACCAATGTAGTGAAGGATCTGCTGGCCGAAGGCCTGGTCGAGCCGCTGGGCGAGGGAGAATCCAGTGGAGGCCGGCCGCCGGATATGATCCGTTTCAAGGCGGAACGGGGTTGCCTGCTTGCCGTTGAGATCTCCGCTGAGAGTATCTCGCTTCTCCTGACGGACCTGAACGGAAACGAACTCGACACAAGCAAATTCTCTCTCCTAAAACAAAAAACGACTCCTGAGGCCGTCTGCGGCTACATCGGAGACGAGTTGAAGGCTCTGCTGAAGAAACAGAAGAAGACGCGCGAACAATTGCTGGCGCTGGTCGTCGGCGTGCCGGCGATTACCAATGTAGAGGAAGGCAGCGTCCTGTCCATCAGCACACTGGAAGGCTGGCGCTCCGTGCCCTTGCGCGTCATGCTCACCAAGATCGCTAACTGCCTGGTAATCGTCGAAAACGACATGAACCTGGCGGCGCTGGGAGAGCATTACTGCGGAACGGCGCAGGCCGAAAAGAACTTTGTCTTCATCAACATCGGTACAAATGTTGGTGCGGGGATCTTCCTGGGCGGCAGAATTCATCACGGCTCGCAATGGTCTGCCGGAGAGATCGCCTATCTTCGTCTCCCTTCCATCTCGCGCAGACAACCAACCATCCATGAGTTCGGCGAACTCGAAATGGTACTCACCAGTTCCGGGATTCTGAAGAGCTGGCAGGAGGAAACCGGCAAGGCAGCCCGAACCGGAAGAGAGATCGATGCGGTGGGAATCCTGAATCTGGCGCAGGCCGGAGACCCCCGCGCGGAAAAGATCGTTCTCCACCGGGCGGAGATCGTGGCGGACATCATTGTGGATCTGTCCCTCATCCTGAACCCCGGCCTGATTCTCCTCGGCGGAGAAGTCGGCAGCCACCCTGCCCTGATCGATTTGGTGCGGAAACAACTGGAGGGAGACGAGTTTGCCGTAACCAAGGTAGGCTCCAGCGCCCCCGGCAATCGTGCCGTACTGTGGGGTGCGATCTCCCTGGCTCTCGATGCGATCCCCGGCGTTCTGCTTCCCCAGCCCGCCCTCTGA